One Streptomyces sp. L2 genomic window carries:
- a CDS encoding sugar ABC transporter permease: MTKTATRRPVQRAAAHTAAAPPPRGGRGRRRLLDQLRAYGFLLGGLICFALFSWYPAIRAVVIAFQKYTPGADPQWVGTANFTRVWHDPEFSAAWRNTLTFTLLALLLGFAVPFVLALVLNELRHAKAFFRVVVYLPVMIPPVVSALLWKWFYDPGAGLANETLRFLQLPTSNWSNGTDTALISLVIVATWANMGGTVLIYLAALQSIPGELYEAAELDGANLLQRVRHVTVPQTRFVILMLMLLQIIATMQVFTEPFVITGGGPENATVTILYLIYKYAFLYDDFGGACALSVMLLVLLGVFSAGYLRLTRTEGDA; this comes from the coding sequence ATGACCAAGACGGCCACGCGGCGGCCCGTCCAGCGGGCCGCCGCCCACACGGCCGCGGCGCCGCCCCCACGAGGGGGCCGGGGGCGGCGCCGCCTCCTCGACCAGCTGCGCGCCTACGGCTTCCTCCTCGGCGGCCTGATCTGCTTCGCCCTGTTCTCCTGGTACCCCGCGATCCGCGCGGTCGTCATCGCCTTCCAGAAGTACACCCCGGGCGCGGACCCCCAATGGGTCGGCACGGCCAACTTCACCCGCGTCTGGCACGACCCCGAGTTCTCCGCTGCCTGGCGCAACACCCTCACCTTCACCCTGCTCGCGCTGCTCCTCGGCTTCGCCGTGCCCTTCGTCCTCGCCCTCGTCCTCAACGAACTGCGCCACGCCAAGGCGTTCTTCCGGGTCGTGGTCTACCTGCCCGTCATGATCCCGCCCGTGGTCAGCGCCCTGCTGTGGAAGTGGTTCTACGACCCCGGCGCCGGCCTCGCCAACGAGACGCTCCGCTTCCTCCAACTGCCCACCTCGAACTGGTCCAACGGCACGGACACGGCGCTGATCTCCCTGGTGATCGTCGCCACCTGGGCCAACATGGGCGGCACCGTCCTGATCTACCTGGCCGCCCTGCAGTCCATCCCCGGCGAGCTCTACGAGGCCGCCGAACTGGACGGCGCGAACCTGCTCCAGCGCGTCCGGCACGTCACGGTCCCGCAGACCCGGTTCGTGATCCTGATGCTGATGCTCCTTCAGATCATCGCCACCATGCAGGTGTTCACCGAGCCGTTCGTCATCACCGGCGGCGGACCCGAGAACGCCACCGTCACCATCCTCTACCTCATCTACAAGTACGCCTTCCTCTACGACGACTTCGGCGGCGCCTGCGCGCTCAGCGTCATGCTGCTCGTGCTGCTCGGCGTCTTCTCCGCCGGCTACCTGCGGCTCACCCGCACCGAGGGGGACGCATGA
- a CDS encoding extracellular solute-binding protein — protein sequence MTSTGFRRTVAAIGVCSSLVLTASACGSDDDSAAGGKTRITVNCEPPKSAKTDRRFFEQDVASFEKQHPDIDVVAHDAFPCQDPKTFDAKLAGGQMEDVFYTYFTDARHVVDIRQAADLTPYLKDLKSYGTLQKQLRDIYTVDGKVYGIPRTGYSMGLIYNRALFKKAGLDPEKPPATWAEVRADAKRIAALGDGTVGYADYSAQNQGGWHFTAELYSQGGDVVSADGKKATIDTPEGHAVLQNLHDMRWTDDSMGSKQLLVINDVQQMMGSGKLGMYLSAPDNIPILVKEKGGDYKDLALGPMPGGKGTLIGGDGYMFNKHDTPAQIRAGLKWLDHMFLTPGKGFLGDYARAKKNDAPVGLPEPRLFTGAADAKDQQVKKANANVPVENYQAFLDGDQQLRMKIEPPDAQQIYSVLDGTVSAVLTKKDADIDQLLKDASGKIDSILARS from the coding sequence ATGACAAGCACCGGGTTCCGCCGTACCGTCGCCGCGATCGGCGTCTGTTCCAGCCTCGTCCTCACCGCATCCGCCTGCGGCTCGGACGACGACAGCGCGGCGGGCGGCAAGACCCGCATCACCGTGAACTGCGAGCCACCCAAGAGCGCCAAGACCGACCGGAGATTCTTCGAGCAGGACGTCGCCTCCTTCGAGAAGCAGCATCCGGACATCGACGTCGTCGCCCACGACGCCTTCCCCTGCCAGGACCCGAAGACCTTCGACGCCAAGCTCGCCGGCGGCCAGATGGAGGACGTGTTCTACACGTACTTCACCGACGCCCGGCACGTCGTCGACATCCGCCAGGCCGCCGACCTCACCCCGTACCTCAAGGACCTCAAGAGCTACGGCACCCTGCAGAAGCAGCTCCGGGACATCTACACCGTGGACGGGAAGGTCTACGGCATACCGCGTACCGGATACAGCATGGGGCTGATCTACAACCGCGCCCTGTTCAAGAAGGCCGGCCTCGACCCTGAGAAGCCGCCCGCCACCTGGGCGGAGGTCCGCGCCGACGCCAAGCGGATCGCGGCGCTCGGCGACGGCACCGTCGGGTACGCCGACTACAGCGCCCAGAACCAGGGCGGCTGGCACTTCACCGCCGAGCTGTACTCGCAGGGCGGGGACGTCGTCAGCGCCGACGGCAAGAAGGCCACCATCGACACCCCCGAGGGCCACGCCGTCCTGCAGAACCTGCACGACATGCGCTGGACCGACGACTCCATGGGCAGCAAGCAGCTCCTCGTCATCAACGACGTGCAGCAGATGATGGGGTCCGGCAAGCTCGGCATGTACCTCTCCGCCCCCGACAACATCCCGATCCTCGTCAAGGAGAAGGGCGGCGACTACAAGGACCTCGCCCTCGGCCCGATGCCCGGCGGCAAGGGCACCCTCATCGGCGGCGACGGCTACATGTTCAACAAGCACGACACCCCCGCCCAGATCCGCGCCGGCCTGAAGTGGCTGGACCACATGTTCCTCACCCCCGGCAAGGGCTTCCTCGGCGACTACGCCCGCGCCAAGAAGAACGACGCGCCCGTCGGCCTGCCCGAACCCCGCCTGTTCACGGGCGCCGCCGACGCCAAGGACCAGCAGGTCAAGAAGGCCAACGCCAACGTCCCCGTGGAGAACTATCAGGCCTTCCTCGACGGCGACCAGCAGCTCCGGATGAAGATCGAGCCGCCGGACGCGCAGCAGATCTACTCCGTCCTCGACGGCACCGTCTCCGCCGTCCTCACCAAGAAGGACGCCGACATCGACCAGCTGCTCAAGGACGCCTCCGGCAAGATCGACAGCATCCTGGCCCGGAGCTGA
- a CDS encoding LacI family DNA-binding transcriptional regulator — MTRRLAEVAKKVGVSEATVSRVLNGKPGVSESTRQAVLSALDVLGYERPTQLRGERARLVGLVLPELQNPIFPAFAEVIGGALAQLGLTPVLCTQTKGGVSEADYVELLLQQQVSGVVFAGGLYAQADAPHDHYRLLAERNIPVVLVNAAIERLGFPAVSCDDAVAVEQAWRHLASLGHERIGLVLGPEDHVPSARKLAAARAIAPGLPEEFVARAIFSLEGGHAAAARLIDRGVTGLICASDPLALGAVRAARRGGHDVPGRVSVVGYDDSAFMNCTEPPLTTVRQPIEAMGRAAVELLHARIGGTAVPAEELLFEPELVVRGSTGQAPRG; from the coding sequence ATGACGCGACGACTTGCGGAAGTGGCGAAGAAGGTCGGGGTCAGCGAGGCCACGGTCAGCCGGGTGCTCAACGGCAAGCCGGGAGTCTCCGAGTCCACCCGGCAGGCGGTGCTCAGCGCCCTCGACGTGCTCGGCTACGAGCGCCCCACCCAGCTGCGCGGCGAACGCGCCCGGCTGGTCGGCCTGGTCCTGCCCGAACTGCAGAACCCCATCTTCCCCGCGTTCGCCGAGGTCATCGGCGGCGCGCTGGCCCAGCTCGGCCTCACCCCGGTGCTGTGCACGCAGACCAAGGGCGGCGTCTCGGAGGCGGACTACGTCGAGCTGCTGCTCCAGCAGCAGGTCTCCGGCGTCGTCTTCGCCGGCGGCCTGTACGCCCAGGCCGACGCGCCCCACGACCACTACCGGCTGCTCGCCGAGCGCAACATCCCGGTCGTCCTCGTCAACGCGGCCATCGAGCGCCTCGGCTTCCCGGCCGTGTCCTGCGACGACGCGGTCGCCGTCGAGCAGGCCTGGCGGCACCTGGCCTCCCTCGGCCACGAACGGATCGGCCTGGTCCTCGGCCCCGAGGACCACGTGCCCTCGGCCCGCAAACTGGCCGCCGCGCGAGCCATCGCACCCGGCCTGCCCGAGGAATTCGTCGCCCGCGCCATCTTCTCCCTGGAGGGCGGCCACGCGGCCGCCGCGCGACTCATCGACCGCGGCGTCACCGGCCTCATCTGCGCCAGCGACCCCCTCGCGCTCGGCGCCGTCCGGGCCGCCCGCCGGGGCGGCCACGACGTCCCCGGGCGCGTCTCCGTGGTCGGCTACGACGACTCGGCGTTCATGAACTGCACCGAGCCGCCGCTCACCACCGTCCGCCAGCCCATCGAGGCCATGGGGCGCGCGGCCGTGGAGCTGCTGCACGCCCGGATCGGCGGCACCGCCGTACCCGCCGAGGAGCTGCTGTTCGAGCCGGAACTGGTGGTGCGCGGATCCACCGGGCAAGCCCCGCGCGGCTGA
- a CDS encoding carbohydrate ABC transporter permease → MSTRTLISPATLARPRGKAVYWTVFTTVVVLFALAFLFPVYWMVTGAMKSPDEVARTPPTLVPRHWHLTGYTDAWDLMQLPGHLWNTVVQAAGAWAFQLVFCTAAAYALSKLKPAFGSVILGGILATLMVPAQALVVPKYLTVADLPLIHTSLLNDPLGIWLPAVANAFNLYLLKRFFDQLPRDVLEAAEIDGAGKLRVLWSVVLPMSRPVLGVVSIFALVAVWQDFLWPLMVFSDTGKQPISVALVQLSQNIQLTVLIAAMVIASIPMVALFLVFQRHIIAGISAGSTKG, encoded by the coding sequence ATGAGCACCCGCACCCTCATCTCCCCGGCCACCCTGGCCCGCCCGCGCGGCAAGGCCGTCTACTGGACCGTGTTCACCACCGTCGTCGTGCTCTTCGCGCTCGCCTTCCTCTTCCCCGTGTACTGGATGGTGACCGGTGCGATGAAGTCCCCGGACGAGGTCGCCCGGACCCCGCCCACCCTCGTCCCGCGGCACTGGCACCTCACCGGCTACACCGACGCCTGGGACCTGATGCAGCTCCCCGGGCACCTGTGGAACACGGTGGTGCAGGCGGCCGGCGCATGGGCGTTCCAGCTGGTGTTCTGCACGGCCGCCGCCTACGCCCTGTCCAAGCTGAAACCGGCCTTCGGGTCCGTGATCCTCGGCGGCATCCTCGCCACCCTGATGGTGCCGGCGCAGGCCCTCGTCGTACCCAAGTACCTGACGGTCGCCGACCTGCCGCTGATCCACACCAGCCTGCTCAACGACCCCCTCGGCATCTGGCTGCCGGCCGTCGCCAACGCCTTCAACCTCTATCTGCTCAAGCGGTTCTTCGACCAACTGCCCCGCGACGTCCTGGAGGCCGCCGAGATCGACGGCGCCGGAAAGCTCCGGGTGCTGTGGTCGGTGGTCCTGCCGATGTCCCGGCCCGTCCTCGGCGTGGTGTCGATCTTCGCCCTGGTCGCCGTGTGGCAGGACTTCCTGTGGCCGCTGATGGTCTTCTCCGACACCGGCAAGCAGCCGATCAGCGTGGCCCTCGTCCAGCTGTCGCAGAACATCCAGCTCACCGTGCTCATCGCCGCGATGGTGATCGCCAGCATCCCGATGGTGGCCCTGTTCCTCGTCTTCCAGCGCCACATCATCGCCGGGATCAGCGCGGGCAGCACCAAGGGCTGA
- a CDS encoding alpha-amylase family glycosyl hydrolase yields MGQPTPARKDRDWWRSAVIYQVYVRSFADGDGDGTGDLAGVRARLPYLAELGVEALWFTPWYLSPLKDGGYDVADYRAIDPAFGTLAEAEKLIAEARELGIRTIVDIVPNHVSDQHPWFRGALAAGPGSPERELFHFRPGRGENGELPPNDWPSQFAGSTEPVWTRLPDGDWYLHLFTPEQPDLNWAHPAVRQEHEDILRFWFERGVAGVRIDSAALLAKDPALPDLAGRPDPRPHPFVDRDELHDIYRSWRRVADDHDGVFVGEVWLPDPERFARYLRPDELHTAFNFSFLSCPWDAARLRIAVDTTLAEHAPVGAPATWVLCNHDVTRTVTRYGREDTAFDFTTKAFGTPTDLALGTRRARAAALLSLALPGAVYLYQGEELGLPEADIPVDRIQDPMYFRSAGADPGRDGCRVPLPWAAGLPYAGFGSREEPWLPQPVDWASYAVDRQQDDADSMLTLYRRAIAARPFFGDAPLTWLPAPDGVLAFSRAKGALCVVNLAATPAGLPPHSRLLLTSGPLDDAGRLPQDTAAWLAA; encoded by the coding sequence GTGGGACAGCCCACCCCTGCCCGAAAAGACCGTGACTGGTGGCGGTCCGCCGTCATCTACCAGGTGTACGTCCGCAGCTTCGCGGACGGCGACGGCGACGGCACCGGCGACCTCGCCGGGGTCCGCGCCCGGCTGCCCTACCTCGCCGAACTCGGTGTGGAAGCCCTGTGGTTCACCCCCTGGTACCTGTCACCGCTGAAGGACGGCGGCTACGACGTCGCCGACTACCGTGCCATCGACCCGGCGTTCGGCACCCTCGCCGAGGCGGAGAAGCTCATCGCCGAGGCCCGCGAGCTGGGCATCCGCACCATCGTCGACATCGTGCCCAACCACGTCTCCGACCAGCACCCCTGGTTCCGGGGCGCCCTCGCCGCCGGCCCCGGCAGCCCGGAGCGGGAACTGTTCCACTTCCGGCCCGGACGCGGCGAGAACGGCGAACTCCCGCCCAACGACTGGCCGTCGCAGTTCGCCGGCTCCACCGAACCCGTGTGGACGCGGCTCCCCGACGGCGACTGGTACCTGCACCTGTTCACCCCCGAACAGCCGGACCTCAACTGGGCCCACCCGGCCGTGCGCCAGGAGCACGAGGACATCCTGCGCTTCTGGTTCGAGCGAGGCGTCGCGGGCGTACGCATCGACTCGGCGGCCCTCCTTGCCAAGGACCCGGCCCTCCCCGACCTGGCCGGCCGGCCGGATCCACGCCCGCACCCGTTCGTCGACCGCGACGAACTGCACGACATCTACCGCTCCTGGCGGCGCGTGGCCGACGACCACGACGGGGTCTTCGTCGGCGAGGTCTGGCTGCCCGACCCCGAGCGCTTCGCCCGCTACCTGCGCCCCGACGAACTCCACACCGCGTTCAACTTCTCCTTCCTGTCCTGCCCCTGGGACGCGGCACGGCTGCGCATCGCCGTCGACACGACCCTCGCCGAACACGCCCCCGTGGGCGCCCCCGCCACCTGGGTGCTGTGCAACCACGACGTGACGCGCACGGTGACCCGGTACGGCCGCGAGGACACCGCCTTCGACTTCACCACCAAGGCCTTCGGCACCCCGACGGACCTGGCCCTCGGCACCCGCCGGGCGCGGGCGGCGGCCCTGCTGTCGCTGGCGCTGCCCGGCGCCGTGTACCTGTACCAGGGGGAGGAGCTGGGGCTGCCGGAGGCGGACATCCCGGTGGACCGCATACAGGATCCGATGTACTTCCGTTCGGCGGGCGCCGACCCGGGCCGGGACGGCTGCCGGGTGCCGCTGCCCTGGGCCGCCGGTCTGCCGTACGCGGGATTCGGGTCCCGCGAGGAACCGTGGCTGCCGCAGCCGGTCGACTGGGCATCGTATGCGGTCGACCGTCAGCAGGACGACGCCGACTCCATGCTCACCCTCTACCGCCGGGCGATCGCCGCCCGCCCCTTCTTCGGCGACGCCCCCCTGACCTGGCTCCCCGCCCCCGACGGCGTCCTCGCCTTCTCCCGCGCAAAGGGCGCGCTGTGCGTGGTCAACCTCGCCGCCACGCCCGCCGGCCTGCCCCCGCACTCCCGGCTCCTGCTCACCAGCGGCCCGCTCGACGACGCGGGCCGGCTGCCGCAGGACACGGCGGCCTGGCTCGCCGCCTGA
- a CDS encoding discoidin domain-containing protein, translated as MHSSSTARHVRRMPAIGAVVALAAGTLVALAPAAHAAAGATLPFTSVEAESAATTGTKIGPDYTQGTLASEASGRQAVRLSAGQRVEFTVPRAANAVNLSYSVPDGQSGSLDVYVNGTKLTKTLPVTSKYSYIDTGWIPGSKTHHFFDDSRLLLGRDVQAGDTVAVVATGTQVTVDVADFEQVAPAATQPAGSVSVVSKGADPSGNGDSTQAFRDAVAAAQGGTVWIPPGDYRITSSLNGVQNVTLQGAGSWHSVVHTSRFIDQSSSSGHVHLKDFAVMGEVTERVDSNPDNFVNGSLGPDSSVSGMWIQHMKCGMWLMGDNDNLVVENSRFLDTTADGINLNGTAKGVRVRDNFLRNQGDDALAMWSLYAPDTDSSFENNTVTQPNLANGIAIYGGTDITVKDNLVSDTNALGSGIAISNQKFLDPFHPLAGTITVDGNTLVRTGAMNPNWNHPMGALRVDSYDSAIDASVNITDTTITDSPYSAFEFVSGGGRGYPVRNVDVTGATVRNTGTVVVQAEAQGAATFKEVTATQTGSAGIYNCPYPANSGAFTLADGGGNSGWSSTWADCTTWPQPGQGNPEPDPGRNLAKGRPATATGSQDVYTPGKAVDGDANSYWESANHAFPQSWTVDLGSSYAVRRLVLKLPPSPAWGARTQTITVLGSTDGSAYSTVVASHDYRFDPATGNTATVTLPDSANLRYLRLTVSANSGWPTGQFSEVEAYLGS; from the coding sequence ATGCACAGCAGCAGCACCGCCAGACATGTCAGGCGCATGCCAGCGATCGGGGCGGTCGTCGCCCTCGCCGCCGGCACGCTCGTCGCCCTGGCCCCCGCCGCGCACGCCGCCGCGGGCGCCACCCTCCCGTTCACCTCCGTCGAGGCCGAGTCGGCGGCCACCACCGGCACGAAGATCGGCCCCGACTACACCCAAGGGACCCTCGCCTCGGAGGCCTCCGGCCGGCAGGCCGTACGGCTGTCCGCCGGGCAGCGCGTGGAGTTCACCGTGCCGCGCGCCGCCAACGCGGTGAACCTCTCCTACAGCGTCCCCGACGGCCAGTCCGGTTCGCTGGACGTGTACGTCAACGGCACGAAGCTCACCAAGACCCTCCCGGTCACCTCCAAGTACTCCTACATCGACACCGGCTGGATCCCGGGCTCCAAGACGCACCACTTCTTCGACGACTCCCGGCTGCTCCTCGGCCGGGACGTCCAGGCCGGCGACACGGTCGCCGTCGTGGCCACCGGCACCCAGGTCACCGTGGACGTCGCCGACTTCGAACAGGTCGCCCCGGCCGCCACCCAGCCCGCCGGCTCGGTGTCCGTCGTCTCCAAGGGCGCCGACCCCAGCGGCAACGGCGACTCCACCCAGGCCTTCCGCGACGCCGTCGCGGCGGCCCAGGGCGGCACCGTCTGGATCCCGCCAGGCGACTACCGCATCACCTCCTCGCTGAACGGCGTGCAGAACGTCACGCTCCAGGGCGCCGGCAGCTGGCACTCGGTCGTGCACACCTCCCGGTTCATCGACCAGTCCAGCTCCTCCGGCCACGTCCACCTCAAGGACTTCGCCGTCATGGGCGAGGTCACCGAACGCGTCGACTCCAACCCCGACAACTTCGTCAACGGCTCCCTCGGCCCGGACTCCTCCGTCTCCGGCATGTGGATCCAGCACATGAAGTGCGGTATGTGGCTGATGGGCGACAACGACAACCTCGTTGTGGAGAACAGCCGCTTCCTCGACACCACCGCCGACGGCATCAACCTCAACGGCACCGCCAAGGGCGTCCGCGTCCGCGACAACTTCCTGCGCAACCAGGGCGACGACGCCCTCGCCATGTGGTCGCTGTACGCCCCCGACACCGACTCCAGCTTCGAGAACAACACCGTCACCCAGCCCAACCTGGCCAACGGCATCGCCATCTACGGCGGAACCGACATCACCGTCAAGGACAACCTGGTCTCCGACACCAACGCCCTCGGCAGCGGCATCGCGATCTCCAACCAGAAGTTCCTCGACCCCTTCCACCCCCTCGCCGGCACCATCACCGTCGACGGCAACACCCTCGTGCGCACCGGCGCCATGAACCCCAACTGGAACCACCCGATGGGCGCCCTGCGCGTCGACTCCTACGACAGCGCCATCGACGCCTCCGTGAACATCACCGACACCACGATCACCGACAGCCCGTACAGCGCCTTCGAGTTCGTCTCCGGCGGCGGACGCGGCTACCCCGTCCGGAACGTCGACGTCACCGGCGCCACGGTGAGGAACACCGGAACCGTCGTCGTACAGGCCGAGGCACAGGGCGCGGCCACGTTCAAGGAAGTCACCGCCACCCAGACCGGCTCCGCCGGGATCTACAACTGCCCCTACCCGGCGAACTCCGGGGCCTTCACCCTCGCCGACGGCGGCGGCAACTCCGGCTGGTCGAGCACCTGGGCGGACTGCACCACCTGGCCGCAGCCCGGCCAGGGCAACCCCGAACCCGACCCCGGCCGCAACCTCGCCAAGGGCCGCCCCGCCACCGCGACCGGCTCCCAGGACGTATACACCCCCGGCAAAGCGGTCGACGGCGACGCGAACAGCTACTGGGAGTCGGCGAACCACGCCTTCCCGCAGTCCTGGACGGTCGACCTCGGCTCGTCGTACGCGGTCCGCCGGCTCGTGCTGAAGCTGCCCCCGTCCCCGGCCTGGGGCGCCCGCACGCAGACCATCACCGTCCTCGGCAGCACCGACGGCTCGGCGTACTCGACGGTGGTCGCCTCCCACGACTACCGCTTCGACCCGGCCACCGGCAACACCGCGACCGTGACCCTGCCCGACAGCGCGAACCTGCGCTATCTGCGGCTCACCGTCAGCGCCAACTCGGGCTGGCCGACCGGGCAGTTCAGTGAGGTGGAGGCATACCTCGGCTCCTGA